In Levilactobacillus yonginensis, a single genomic region encodes these proteins:
- a CDS encoding transcriptional regulator, with the protein MKRSTIRTVEDILRDYPKIDKYIEQREQELRYPVTPVDENVGGGRAQNGFDDSEDRLIITIDEDKRINALKKQRQVIDDCLDEVGEDTEIIIDELYFRKRPRYTIDGLVVNHLIGCSRATAFRLKKQFISSCAKQLGLYSMN; encoded by the coding sequence GTGAAACGATCGACGATTAGAACGGTAGAGGACATCTTACGGGATTATCCTAAGATTGATAAGTACATTGAACAACGTGAACAGGAGTTACGTTATCCGGTAACGCCGGTTGATGAGAATGTTGGCGGTGGTCGGGCACAGAACGGGTTCGACGATAGCGAAGACCGGTTAATTATCACAATAGATGAGGATAAGCGGATTAACGCACTCAAGAAGCAACGCCAAGTTATCGATGACTGCTTAGATGAAGTGGGAGAAGACACCGAGATTATTATTGACGAGCTGTATTTCAGAAAACGGCCTCGATATACGATTGATGGACTAGTTGTGAACCACTTGATTGGGTGCAGTCGAGCAACTGCATTTAGATTGAAAAAGCAATTCATTTCAAGCTGTGCAAAACAATTGGGACTTTACTCTATGAATTGA
- a CDS encoding phage terminase small subunit P27 family, with product MKKTDKDVNNGQLTRTPPAYLGRQAKVVWRRLVPFLEDNTPVRRIDSGLVEQYASQYEIYRNAYKHIQENGEVQAIYKTLQDQTGKKIGRDFVGYKRNPMTQIYDSAVKNLTKLGAELGLSPKSRSDLLKLNLDDHKDERSVDERMREFLGG from the coding sequence ATGAAGAAAACGGATAAAGACGTCAACAATGGTCAATTAACGCGCACACCGCCAGCTTACTTAGGACGGCAAGCTAAGGTCGTTTGGCGTCGATTAGTGCCTTTTTTAGAGGATAACACCCCAGTTAGACGTATTGATAGCGGGCTTGTGGAACAATATGCTTCTCAGTATGAGATTTACCGCAATGCGTATAAACATATCCAGGAAAACGGTGAAGTCCAAGCAATCTATAAAACGTTACAAGATCAGACCGGTAAAAAAATTGGTCGAGACTTCGTGGGATACAAGCGTAATCCTATGACTCAAATTTACGATTCAGCGGTTAAAAATCTGACTAAACTAGGCGCTGAATTGGGACTATCTCCTAAGTCACGTAGTGATTTACTCAAGTTAAACTTAGATGACCACAAGGATGAGCGAAGCGTTGATGAACGTATGCGAGAATTTTTGGGAGGGTAA
- a CDS encoding VRR-NUC domain-containing protein, with amino-acid sequence MKSEHEIQNEILLELSKSGTTVCRSNAGKVKTKDGRTIALFPKGWPDITGFRHSDGKMILIECKNARGRLRKDQQQFEKFISQYPVLYGVARSVEDALKIVDKE; translated from the coding sequence ATTAAATCAGAGCATGAGATTCAAAATGAAATTTTACTAGAGTTATCAAAAAGCGGCACAACCGTATGCCGAAGTAATGCTGGAAAAGTTAAAACTAAAGATGGCCGAACAATTGCCCTGTTTCCTAAGGGGTGGCCTGATATTACTGGATTCCGTCATTCGGATGGAAAGATGATATTGATTGAGTGCAAAAACGCTCGTGGACGGCTGCGTAAAGACCAGCAACAGTTTGAAAAGTTTATTAGTCAATACCCAGTTCTATATGGTGTTGCACGATCAGTTGAAGATGCGTTAAAAATTGTTGATAAGGAGTAA
- a CDS encoding DUF262 domain-containing protein, translating to MSINLNQPAKYYFGVTILKGNAELIVSQVIANNRTINIPVYQRRYSWRREQLERLVADLKTAYANQRERYFFGSLILNATGDTSTVDVIDGQQRLTTVSLFLIAIRDFLGPSDVDYQRINEMFLIDRFDRDSIAKNRLHPVPGDEEQYVDVLVNGISAADTIFKSTYAYFWNVLQQGDLTVREWLSLLEQRLQVMNIVVDQYDDAQLIFESLNSTGMNLTESDKIRNFLLMGLKGDQQATAFQLWQENERLVGSEELSRFYRQYLTSLARSSKPVKENEIYSDYRRFVGLTKDFDQIAQLKKEKAAAKLFAEITSPATVDIKDQRVKSLLIRLGHLNNDILVPYLLQVFAKTRDGALSADQLVEVLKVLLAYLARRLFIGVPTTGLNLLFAALDRQVEHYVDQAKVDYVGGLKLVLMQIVKENKRFPTDKSLKDALVEKDYYRMSSMSLWFILDELNNASGEEQDLFDAAQSGKYSIEHIMPQVVNSSWQKALGTDWRPVHNVWLNRLANLTLTGFNGQMSNRPYIEKRDMEDGYRKSGIKLNQWVAQFDKWDEATLQERQADLLTRALTVWPRPKVSTQLAKDDPNSWDTLDMILEANPTGTKPVAFSFVDDQVVQIKSWTDLYNQLIDLLWDADPSNFFAMANSDESLVKHVNEVEADQRYRQLGDSDVAVYAGGDSAGSRVQHIKRLLAGSDHDLSEVNVKTRKVKHS from the coding sequence GTGTCAATCAATTTGAACCAGCCAGCAAAATACTACTTTGGGGTGACAATTTTGAAGGGCAATGCAGAGCTTATCGTCAGTCAGGTGATTGCGAATAATAGGACTATCAATATTCCAGTTTATCAACGGCGCTATAGTTGGCGGCGGGAACAGTTGGAACGGCTTGTCGCGGATTTGAAGACGGCTTATGCGAATCAACGCGAGCGATATTTCTTTGGAAGTTTAATTTTGAACGCCACTGGTGACACTAGTACAGTAGATGTCATTGATGGTCAGCAACGACTGACCACTGTTTCGTTATTCTTGATTGCTATCCGTGATTTTTTAGGACCAAGTGATGTGGATTATCAACGAATTAACGAAATGTTTTTAATAGACAGGTTTGATCGGGATTCAATCGCGAAGAATCGATTGCATCCGGTACCTGGTGATGAGGAACAGTATGTCGATGTACTAGTTAATGGTATTTCAGCTGCGGATACGATTTTCAAAAGCACCTACGCTTATTTTTGGAATGTTTTGCAGCAGGGAGACTTAACAGTTCGTGAGTGGCTTTCCTTATTGGAACAGCGGTTGCAAGTTATGAACATCGTTGTTGATCAGTACGATGACGCTCAATTGATCTTTGAAAGTTTAAATTCGACTGGTATGAATTTAACGGAATCAGACAAGATCCGGAACTTTTTGCTGATGGGCTTGAAGGGCGATCAACAAGCAACGGCTTTTCAACTATGGCAAGAGAACGAGCGCCTAGTTGGTAGTGAGGAGCTCTCGCGGTTCTATCGGCAGTACTTGACCTCTTTGGCTCGGAGCTCAAAGCCGGTTAAAGAAAATGAGATTTATAGCGATTATCGCCGTTTTGTGGGCTTGACCAAAGATTTTGATCAAATTGCTCAATTGAAAAAGGAGAAGGCGGCAGCCAAACTCTTTGCGGAAATCACGTCGCCAGCGACTGTTGACATCAAAGATCAACGAGTCAAATCACTTTTGATTAGACTCGGTCATTTGAATAACGATATTTTGGTGCCGTACTTATTGCAGGTGTTTGCAAAAACGCGTGATGGCGCGCTATCGGCTGATCAGTTAGTTGAAGTATTGAAGGTTTTGCTTGCCTATCTGGCCCGGCGGCTTTTTATTGGCGTCCCCACCACTGGGCTGAATTTGCTGTTTGCCGCGCTGGATCGCCAAGTGGAGCATTATGTTGACCAGGCTAAGGTTGATTATGTTGGAGGCTTGAAGTTAGTGTTGATGCAGATCGTTAAAGAAAATAAACGTTTTCCAACAGATAAATCTTTAAAAGACGCGTTGGTCGAGAAAGATTACTACCGCATGAGTTCTATGTCACTGTGGTTCATTCTAGATGAACTGAATAATGCGAGTGGTGAGGAGCAGGACTTATTCGATGCGGCGCAATCTGGTAAGTACTCGATTGAACATATTATGCCGCAAGTTGTGAATAGTAGTTGGCAGAAGGCTTTGGGGACCGATTGGCGACCGGTCCACAATGTTTGGTTGAACCGACTAGCTAACCTGACTTTAACTGGGTTTAATGGTCAGATGAGCAATAGACCTTATATTGAGAAGCGGGATATGGAAGACGGTTATCGTAAGTCAGGTATTAAACTTAACCAATGGGTAGCGCAATTCGATAAGTGGGATGAAGCAACTTTACAAGAACGGCAGGCTGATTTGTTAACAAGAGCGTTAACAGTTTGGCCACGTCCCAAGGTGTCAACTCAGCTTGCGAAAGACGATCCAAATTCATGGGATACGTTGGATATGATTCTAGAAGCCAACCCAACCGGCACTAAGCCAGTTGCTTTCAGTTTTGTTGATGATCAGGTGGTTCAAATTAAAAGTTGGACTGATTTATACAATCAACTGATTGACCTCCTGTGGGATGCTGACCCATCTAACTTTTTTGCCATGGCCAATAGTGATGAAAGCCTTGTTAAACATGTTAATGAAGTCGAGGCAGATCAACGTTACCGGCAACTAGGTGATTCTGACGTTGCCGTCTACGCAGGTGGAGATAGCGCTGGGAGTCGGGTACAACACATCAAACGATTGTTAGCTGGCAGTGATCATGATTTGTCAGAAGTAAATGTTAAAACGCGTAAAGTTAAACATTCATAA
- a CDS encoding type I restriction-modification system subunit M: MSEKTTQASQLESALWNAADVLRGKMDASEYKNYLLGLIFYRFLSEKTLTTFSDWSGETENVPRKYAQYMDPQFELEGVSVQPSLVEYLQNTLGYLIQPQALYTTLIGKIQAHTFALDDLSQALHDLEQSTQNLSSAQDFSGLFADVDLSSNKLGSSLQQRNQTISDTMLALNAIDLIHHQGDVLGDAYEYLIAQFASDSGKKAGEFYTPRQVSDIIAQIVTYQRNAGDNQLRTVYDPAVGSGSLLLNVGQHVQDPNLVSYHGQELNTTTYNLARMNLMLHGVSYDDMHLRNGDTLSKDWPVDEPYLFDAVVMNPPYSAHWDNSDKRLSDPRFRDYGVLPPKSKADFAFLLHGFYHLQEHGTMGIVLPHGVLFRGAKEGKIRQKLLLDNRIDAIIGLPANIFHSTGIPTLIMILKKHKTTDDVLFIDASREFEKDKNQNKLTAANIQKIVATYQNRQDVDKYAHVASPAEIKENDYNLNIPRYVDTFEPEPEIDLNQVKADLKQLDEEISQNEQAFNELASQLVTTQVNDQSKPEAHNER; this comes from the coding sequence ATGTCAGAAAAAACAACTCAAGCTAGTCAACTTGAAAGCGCCCTATGGAATGCGGCCGATGTCTTACGCGGGAAAATGGACGCTTCTGAATATAAAAATTATTTATTGGGGTTAATTTTTTATCGGTTTCTATCTGAGAAAACCTTAACGACCTTTAGTGATTGGTCAGGCGAAACCGAAAATGTCCCCCGGAAATATGCTCAGTATATGGATCCTCAGTTTGAATTGGAAGGCGTCTCGGTGCAGCCCAGTTTAGTGGAGTATTTGCAAAACACGCTCGGCTATTTAATTCAACCACAAGCGTTGTACACCACCCTGATTGGCAAGATTCAAGCCCACACTTTTGCGTTAGACGATTTATCTCAAGCACTTCATGATCTGGAACAGTCGACACAAAATCTATCTTCAGCGCAAGACTTTTCGGGCTTGTTTGCCGATGTGGATTTAAGTAGTAATAAATTAGGCAGTTCTTTACAACAACGGAACCAAACTATTAGTGATACTATGTTAGCTTTAAATGCGATTGATCTTATCCATCATCAAGGCGACGTCCTAGGTGACGCCTATGAATACTTAATCGCGCAATTTGCTAGTGATTCTGGTAAGAAGGCGGGGGAATTTTATACCCCACGACAGGTGTCCGACATTATTGCCCAGATTGTGACTTATCAGCGCAATGCAGGTGACAACCAATTGCGGACTGTCTATGATCCAGCAGTTGGTTCTGGTTCGCTGCTATTAAATGTCGGACAGCACGTGCAAGACCCCAATTTAGTGAGTTATCACGGCCAAGAATTGAACACCACGACCTATAACCTGGCCCGTATGAACCTAATGTTACATGGAGTCTCGTATGACGATATGCACTTACGCAATGGTGACACGTTAAGTAAAGATTGGCCGGTTGACGAACCTTACTTATTTGATGCGGTCGTCATGAACCCGCCCTACTCGGCACACTGGGATAACAGTGATAAACGCTTGTCTGATCCCCGTTTCCGCGACTATGGCGTCTTACCACCTAAATCTAAAGCCGACTTTGCCTTTCTGCTACACGGCTTTTATCATTTGCAGGAACACGGGACTATGGGCATCGTCTTACCCCATGGCGTGTTATTTCGGGGGGCTAAAGAAGGCAAGATTCGCCAAAAGCTCCTGTTAGATAACCGGATTGATGCCATTATTGGACTACCCGCCAATATTTTTCATTCCACTGGTATTCCAACGTTAATCATGATTTTAAAGAAACATAAAACCACTGATGACGTCTTGTTTATTGATGCGTCACGGGAATTTGAAAAGGACAAGAATCAAAATAAGCTAACGGCAGCCAATATTCAAAAAATTGTGGCCACTTATCAAAACCGGCAAGATGTCGATAAATATGCTCATGTGGCCTCACCGGCGGAAATCAAGGAGAATGACTACAACTTAAATATTCCGCGCTACGTTGATACATTTGAACCGGAACCCGAGATTGATCTGAACCAGGTCAAAGCTGATCTAAAGCAACTGGACGAGGAAATCAGTCAGAATGAACAAGCCTTTAATGAATTAGCTAGCCAGTTAGTGACCACCCAGGTGAATGACCAGTCAAAACCGGAGGCCCACAATGAAAGATAA
- a CDS encoding IS30 family transposase: MKEVFVLMQEQLTMNRPKGHHLTLKERGNIEVYFNHDKLSRRKIAELLGVSPQTINNEIKRGLVTNKKIVNGNVVFYEVYVAELADQRYHENRKACHRPCKFFQAADFIAFFVEHFKTDGWAPDAAVGRAKVLNLFRPDEMVCTQTLYKYIDEQLLEVCNLDLTEKMRRRLPKHVNHKNKRVMGRSIEERPAEVDSRKTFGHFEIDTIVGKRDGHESVIMTLIERQTRFQFIRLIDGRDADSVEYALREILAEYGPVIKSITADNGPEFALLSEALRSVAPVFHTHPFTSSERGTNEVHNRMVRYDFPKGMSLDAVSPRAVARTADKLNNTPRRLLGFQTPAELFAAACG, encoded by the coding sequence ATGAAAGAGGTCTTCGTCTTGATGCAAGAACAGCTTACCATGAATCGTCCCAAGGGTCACCATCTAACTTTGAAAGAGCGTGGAAACATTGAGGTCTACTTTAACCACGACAAGCTTTCTCGGCGGAAGATTGCTGAGTTACTTGGCGTTAGCCCGCAAACCATAAACAACGAAATCAAGCGAGGCTTGGTAACCAATAAGAAAATCGTTAACGGTAACGTAGTCTTCTATGAGGTCTACGTGGCGGAACTAGCCGACCAGCGGTACCACGAGAACCGCAAGGCCTGCCACAGGCCTTGTAAGTTCTTCCAGGCGGCTGACTTTATAGCCTTCTTTGTAGAACACTTTAAGACTGATGGCTGGGCTCCAGATGCTGCTGTAGGCCGCGCCAAGGTGTTAAACCTTTTTCGGCCTGACGAGATGGTCTGTACCCAAACGTTGTACAAGTACATCGACGAACAACTTTTAGAGGTCTGTAACTTAGATCTTACCGAGAAAATGCGGCGGCGACTACCCAAGCACGTTAATCACAAAAATAAGCGTGTAATGGGACGGAGTATTGAAGAACGTCCGGCTGAAGTTGACTCTCGCAAGACGTTTGGTCATTTCGAGATTGATACTATCGTTGGTAAACGTGATGGCCATGAGAGTGTGATTATGACCCTGATTGAGCGTCAAACTCGCTTCCAATTTATCCGTCTGATTGACGGGCGTGACGCCGATTCGGTTGAGTACGCCCTGCGAGAAATCCTCGCAGAGTATGGACCAGTTATCAAGTCGATCACCGCTGATAACGGACCTGAGTTTGCCTTGCTGAGCGAGGCATTGCGTTCAGTGGCACCAGTCTTTCATACGCACCCGTTCACCTCTAGTGAACGGGGAACCAATGAGGTCCATAACCGGATGGTCCGCTATGACTTTCCCAAAGGCATGTCCTTAGACGCCGTAAGTCCTCGGGCTGTTGCTAGAACAGCGGACAAGTTGAATAACACACCTCGTCGTCTGCTAGGCTTCCAGACTCCCGCCGAACTCTTCGCCGCCGCCTGCGGCTAG
- a CDS encoding restriction endonuclease subunit S produces MKDNQAKYPQLRFKGFTDPWEERKSKDLFTPINERNREDLPVLSVTQDQGVVLRNDLAIDIKYDKSTLSSYKVIHPGDFVISLRSFQGGFELSKVLGISSPAYTIFDLKNLTAHNKLYWKYIFKSFKFIESLKTVTFGIRDGKSISFREFSDLKINYPSDVSEQEKIGSFFKRLDYTIALHQRKLDLLKEQKKGYLQKMFPKNGSKFPQLRFSGFADAWEQRKLGDIFSERNERANSGQYKMLSITVDSGIVPADSLDRKDNSSSDKSHYKRVFEGDIAYNSMRMWQGASGVSEMNGIVSPAYTVLKPSKQTDTKFISYLFKLTPMLQSFQKNSQGLTSDTWNLKYKQFSPIKVKIPILNEQMKIGKVLEMLDDSIAANQRKLEKLQELKKGYLQKMFV; encoded by the coding sequence ATGAAAGATAACCAGGCTAAATATCCGCAATTAAGATTTAAAGGTTTCACTGATCCTTGGGAAGAGCGTAAGTCTAAGGATTTGTTCACTCCTATTAATGAACGTAATAGAGAAGATTTGCCGGTTCTATCAGTTACTCAAGATCAAGGTGTAGTATTACGAAATGACTTAGCGATTGATATCAAGTATGACAAATCAACTCTGTCATCATACAAAGTGATTCATCCCGGAGATTTCGTTATCAGTTTGAGATCTTTCCAAGGTGGATTTGAATTGTCAAAGGTTCTTGGTATTTCTAGTCCCGCGTATACTATTTTTGATTTGAAAAATCTGACAGCACATAATAAGTTGTACTGGAAGTATATTTTTAAAAGCTTTAAGTTCATTGAATCATTAAAGACCGTAACATTTGGAATTCGTGACGGCAAATCCATCAGTTTTAGAGAATTTAGTGATTTGAAGATCAATTATCCTAGTGATGTTTCTGAGCAAGAAAAAATCGGTTCATTCTTCAAGCGGTTAGACTACACTATCGCTCTTCATCAACGTAAGTTAGATTTACTCAAGGAACAGAAAAAAGGCTACTTGCAAAAAATGTTCCCCAAAAATGGCAGCAAGTTCCCACAATTAAGATTTTCAGGTTTTGCTGACGCTTGGGAACAGCGAAAGTTGGGGGACATATTTTCTGAGCGAAATGAACGAGCCAATTCGGGACAATATAAAATGCTATCCATAACCGTTGATTCAGGCATTGTTCCTGCAGATTCCCTTGATAGGAAAGATAATTCGAGTTCAGATAAATCACACTATAAGAGGGTTTTTGAAGGTGATATAGCATATAATTCTATGAGAATGTGGCAAGGTGCAAGTGGAGTTTCTGAAATGAATGGTATTGTAAGCCCAGCATATACTGTCCTTAAACCATCAAAGCAAACTGATACAAAGTTCATTTCATATCTTTTTAAACTAACCCCAATGCTTCAAAGTTTCCAAAAGAATTCTCAAGGCTTAACTTCAGATACTTGGAACTTAAAATATAAGCAATTTAGCCCGATAAAAGTAAAAATTCCAATTCTAAATGAACAAATGAAGATTGGTAAAGTGCTTGAAATGTTAGATGATTCCATCGCTGCCAATCAACGTAAGCTTGAAAAACTCCAAGAACTAAAAAAAGGGTATCTACAAAAGATGTTTGTATAG
- a CDS encoding HNH endonuclease translates to MVNFPDHYCKQHYEHEAEYLASRERWARSHDKHYTHKYNTVTRNRDDTKRQQYNFYRTRQWSHLRQQVLERDHYLCAYCKVQGVITPAKTVDHLRPIEAFPNDKANINNLVVICRQCHALKTRFEQKYYGCGKDNVLTDAKPVDDIKKIVLLMRKEHI, encoded by the coding sequence ATGGTTAACTTCCCTGATCATTATTGCAAGCAACACTATGAACATGAAGCAGAGTACCTAGCAAGCCGTGAGCGTTGGGCACGTAGCCACGATAAGCATTACACGCACAAGTACAACACGGTCACACGTAATCGTGATGACACTAAGCGCCAGCAATACAACTTCTATCGTACAAGACAATGGTCACATCTAAGACAACAAGTCCTAGAGCGTGACCATTACTTATGTGCTTACTGTAAAGTGCAAGGCGTTATCACACCTGCTAAGACAGTGGATCATTTACGACCTATAGAAGCTTTTCCAAATGATAAAGCTAACATAAATAATCTTGTTGTTATATGCAGACAGTGTCACGCACTTAAAACTCGGTTTGAGCAAAAGTATTACGGATGTGGGAAAGACAACGTGTTAACAGACGCAAAACCAGTAGATGATATTAAGAAGATAGTTTTGTTAATGAGAAAGGAACATATTTAA
- a CDS encoding DNA adenine methylase gives MKLKDKWKRGLPYVGNKGQKVEQIMEALPDGKRLVDIFGGGGCVSLTAASSGKYEEVIYNDRRKTVVELLRALINDKPHFNLMDYVALTREQFFDWRDNQPDSIERMLVLIAYSFSNNQKSYLWSKKSEEEKLLLTKALFYGNTGTEFDQLYNYSLNANTISEKYRLFHKWRREQMNINSRFDQLQQLERLQQLERLQQTVRLEQLEYSVKDYRELVIDTDDVVYCDPSYVGTQYDYGGFDHKAFENWYLHECPAKEIYISEYTKLPHTEVAFNFGKKINFSGVNKRRDELLLRVVR, from the coding sequence ATGAAATTAAAAGATAAATGGAAGCGTGGGCTGCCATACGTTGGCAACAAGGGACAGAAGGTTGAACAAATTATGGAAGCCCTACCCGATGGCAAACGATTGGTTGATATATTCGGTGGTGGTGGATGTGTTAGTTTGACGGCTGCTTCATCCGGAAAATACGAAGAAGTAATATATAATGACCGAAGGAAAACCGTGGTTGAGCTATTAAGAGCATTAATTAATGACAAACCGCATTTTAACTTGATGGATTACGTAGCATTAACACGAGAACAATTTTTTGATTGGCGAGATAATCAACCTGATTCGATCGAACGAATGTTAGTGTTGATTGCTTATTCATTTAGTAATAATCAGAAGAGTTATTTGTGGAGTAAAAAAAGTGAAGAGGAAAAGCTATTGCTAACCAAGGCACTATTTTACGGAAACACTGGAACAGAATTTGACCAATTATATAACTATTCTTTAAATGCTAATACAATTAGTGAGAAGTACAGATTATTCCATAAATGGCGACGAGAACAAATGAATATTAATTCTCGTTTTGACCAACTGCAACAACTGGAGCGACTGCAACAACTGGAGCGACTGCAGCAAACTGTACGGTTGGAACAACTGGAATATTCTGTAAAGGACTATCGCGAACTAGTCATCGATACTGATGACGTTGTTTACTGTGATCCATCATACGTTGGGACTCAGTATGATTATGGTGGATTCGACCATAAAGCATTTGAGAATTGGTATCTACATGAATGCCCAGCAAAAGAAATTTATATTAGCGAATACACAAAGCTACCTCATACCGAGGTGGCTTTTAATTTTGGCAAAAAAATAAACTTTTCTGGAGTAAACAAGCGTAGAGATGAGTTGCTGCTAAGAGTAGTCCGTTAG
- a CDS encoding NUMOD4 motif-containing HNH endonuclease: MEHWKTVDDYKNLYEVSSYGRIRSLDRFDRLGRITWGKVLSPTNNGNGYYSVMLCKPNSKRRCYVHRLVATAFVDNPNSFLEINHKDMNPRNNRASNLEWCSRKYNVNYGDHNVKLSHTKGEPFKAINCLTHESSLFYSKDTAASELHIGRDKIVKGLKEGKISYFFKGQKFSWYFERLQPK, translated from the coding sequence ATGGAACACTGGAAGACAGTTGACGATTACAAGAATCTTTATGAGGTCAGTTCATATGGCAGAATCAGAAGTTTAGACCGCTTTGATAGACTAGGACGAATAACTTGGGGAAAGGTTCTAAGCCCTACTAATAATGGAAATGGTTATTACAGTGTTATGCTTTGCAAGCCTAATTCTAAAAGAAGATGTTATGTTCATCGACTTGTGGCAACGGCATTCGTTGACAATCCTAATAGTTTTCTTGAAATAAACCATAAAGATATGAATCCTAGAAACAATAGAGCATCTAATCTTGAATGGTGCTCAAGAAAATATAATGTCAATTATGGAGATCACAATGTTAAATTGTCGCATACCAAAGGAGAGCCTTTTAAAGCTATTAATTGTTTAACTCACGAGAGCAGCCTGTTTTACTCAAAAGATACGGCCGCTTCAGAATTACATATTGGTAGAGACAAAATAGTTAAAGGCTTGAAAGAAGGAAAAATAAGCTACTTTTTTAAAGGACAAAAATTTAGTTGGTATTTTGAAAGATTGCAGCCGAAATAA